The DNA sequence GCAGGTGCCGGACTCACCCCTCTGGACATCCCCGACTGCCTCGAGCAAGCGGCGAACGCGATCGGAAACTCAGCGGTGTGCGGCAAGCTCTTCGGAAACCATGGAAGCCCATTGAGCTCGACATCGAACCCTTTGTCGACGACTCCAGTCGCTTCTGAACTGCTCCACGTCTTGGCCTGGTTCCGTCCGGCAACAGAAACGCCGTCGTCGCTGCTCGAtcgaggccggaggagcgacgtcTGCACTTATTCTGGGTTGCGGACTTTCGCTCTCGAAcggttttgtgtgtgtgtgtgtgtgtatatatatatgtaaacacacacacacacacacacacatatatctatatatgtatatagataattataaacacacacacattataTGTTTACGATAATACATATACCATAGGGAGGTTGATTGCTAGGGTTGAGGTGGGCGGGTGAAGCGTATCAGATCGGATAACATGCTCGGCATGTCAGCGTATGACCATGCGAACACCTCCTCTTTGGACTTGAGGAAGGCAATTAACTCTGCTTGAAAGTGTGGGTCCGTTTTGGAGCCAATTTTGACCTCTCTTTCTAGCTTCGTATCGGATATGGTTTACGGGATTTTATGGGCCGGGAGTAGCAGGCATTTACGGGTCGGGCCTAGCGAGCTTTTGGCATGTCAGGCCGGGTTTCAAACCTTTAAACTAGGCCTGGCCCTCTACCCACCTGGCCGAACCTACCTATTGCGGGCTTTTTGACGAGCTGGGTCGGGTTTTTGGCCCTGCGGGCTGGCGGACCTCCAtcagcccacttgatccgctgactttttgatgaggcctatttCGAGGTAATTATTTTCGAGTTCGCTATTTGTTTTTGGACCTTATGGTAGTTGAAGGAATTGCTAAGCTTGTTGCTATGAACATTTTTACGTAGGTTTCGCAACCAAATGAGTGGTCATATTAGTGGAGCGTGGCACATGCCGTCTCTTTTGGCTTTTTAGTTTAGCCAATAGGTAGAGCTTGTGGGTACAATTTGGTAAGTATATGTGGAAGTTTGGGTTTGATAATAGGAATTTATGAAGTTTTGAGAATTCAGGTACGAATTCACATTAATTCGACCATTAGATTGCTCTAATTTTTCATTAgaatataaaaataattaagtagACGAAATCATTGAAGTTTGGAATTTAGTTAAGTGAATTTTCATGTTTCATTAAAGTAGACGATATAAAGGTCAATTCCGATCTGATTTCAGAACTCCAAGGAATTTATTTAAGTGAATTTTCGTGTTTCATTTTAGAAATTCGTATTTAACTTCATATCCTTGGATTTATCGTTATGAGTAATAATTGtatacaggacgacgtaccaaGTGATTGCTCGACGAGGAAACCCTACACTTGGCTGTTTTAGCCATATatagtgagtggacatttatttcttttctaaatGAATGTTTTATTTCCTTATGAGCATGTTGGATTTAGTTTCAATAAATGATTTATGATTGATGCCTTGGTTCGTTTTTCCGATAAGATACTTTGGATTTATAAACTACTTTGGTAAATTTCCATGCTCGAAGTTGAAATTGTGGATTTTGTCATGATATATGATATTTTTGATAAATACTTTGGATTTAATTCTAGTCATGACTTGCGCTTTTGAATAATTGTTTCCAAGGAGCATTCCAAAATTTAATTTGCTCTTATTGTTATGGTTTATGATGGATTTCGATGAATTCTTTTTCTGACATGATTTTCTTTGGTAATTAGTGAATTTCGTTAAATCTTGCTATTATGTTATCGTTGATTAAGTTCTATGAGATATTGGTAATCACATTGGCTTGATTTATGTTTCTTTGAGTATAATTTGATCTTGAGCTTTCCGAGTATGATTGGGGATCAGACTTATTTTACATTGTGATTTATGGATTTATGCAAGATTTATGGGGAAGTGTTTTATGATGGTTTTTAGATTGTTTTTCTTCACCATACCTGGGTTGTATTATTTCATTGCTAGCTAGCTAATTTCTGCTCCtccttcatggtgagatgaatagccTACCTTTGTTGCAGACTCACCGCAACCCTGTATCTGTTCTGCCTTAGCGGCGAGACAATACTAGTTGATCAGTAGAGTTGAGTATTTAGCCTGAGAGGCTCTTTATTGTGTGGTGACTTTTCTTCCCCTCGTTTCACTTTTTTATTTAACCAGCGGGACTGGTCCGATTTTACGAGATTTCAGTTTCAAAGAAAAGTTTTATAAATGTTTACATGCATCGACTATTTAAAGAATAAAGTgagaaaatattaaaatttcctTTTAGTTTCAGTTAAtgcaaatatttatttctttgtccagtcacgctaacgtttttcaaaTACTTTTCTCTGGACCTTTTGGTTTCAAATGTCCAATTTGCAGACTAGACTAGTTGAGGTTGGGCTCATGGGCATAGCTTGCTAGGGTCGAGGAGGGTCATTTTGACTTTAGCTTTTCTCTTATAGATATCctatatttttttcttaacaTGTTTGTAAACTTCTTGTTGACCCCTCTAACTCTTCCTATTTCTTTCGCGTTTTTGAGTAACCTATATATGCTATAGATTTAAGTTACACCTGTAAGGAAATTAAGATTATTCTTCTTTTTGTATCTTTCTTTATTGAGTATAAATTTTTCACTAAATGTTtcacttaaaagttaaaactttATTTTTGacttcttttattataaattctGGCTACGTCACTGGTCGGGCGTACTTGAAatcgaggcatagttgtcaaTACCGCCTCTGCATTGTAGAAATTGTTTATCTTGATTCTTTATTCTTGTATACCTTAAGAATTACCAACCACTAGTGTAAATTGTAAATTTGAGATGATTAAGAGTTATATTGTTTTATATTTGGTTGTGAATTGTGAAGAACATGTAGGTTGCAGGAGTTGAGGATGGATTGTGTTATTGAGAAATGTTAGATTGTTTCCAGAGGTTGGGCAGTCCATTGTTATGAGTGGTTTTGCCAAATTTTTAGGTATAGTTTCTTCTAAAGTAAGCCTCACAAGGGCAGCTTGATTGGATTTCAGGATGAAATCCAGGCGGGTTCTGTCAACAATTACCACCACTTGCAATGAAATCAGCTAAGAAAAGAAACTTCTTAACCTTGACCAATACATCTTCAGTGGTACTAACGCCGGTCATGAGATTCTAATGGCCTGAGACGAAGAAAGAAAATGTGGCCTCGCTCACACATACACGAACGCGCtggcacacacacacacacgaacgCGCtggcacacacacacacacaacgcCAAAAGAAGTACAAAATCCTGTGAAgaattaataacaaaacaaaaatttatgaattttttattagtaaataaatttcTCAAATACAAAAGTAGTTAAACATAATTAATATATAGAATTTTTGGTCAAAATTTTTATATAGAGAAGGAAATGAATTAGTTATTgatatgaaaaaggaaaagaaaatgaattagTTGTCTGTTTTtatatggaaaaggaaaatgaataGTTTTTTCCTTAAAAGAAGCAAGAAACCGGAAAATGAGAAGGAAAAAAATCTAAATAGAAGCAAAAATGGGATACAAGGCTCGAACCTTGGTTGGTTCTAACACAAACCAACAGCTCTACCGCTGGAGCAACATGTTCCCCCTATTTTTGGTGGCAAACAGAACATATACACTTTACATAACATaacatatatacataattaAAGCATCGAGGCCCTCTGGGATCCGGTGGCCTGAAACGGTTGCCTTAGGCGGTAGCCCTCGGGGCCGGCCCTGAGTGGTACCACGAAGAAAGGGTTGACAAATTAATACATGTATATCAAGCATAGAAAAACTATTATGTCGTCAACCAAACCCAAACCATACGATTCCTGTGTCATGCTCAAACTTGTAAGCTTGATACATCTAGTTTACATGGGATGATGTGTGTTTTGGTAGGAGGAAGACGTCCGAGGACCCCAACCTGGTCGTATTCACATAATCTTGAGTGCTATGAGCTGGAATCCCAGGAAATACCAAGCCAATTATCCGGAAAATTCTGAGAAAAATCCCTTCTTTATAATCTGGCCCCTTTGTTTTTGCAATGGTGAAGCTTCTAATTAGCTCGAAAAATGCATTTATTATCATTGGTATTGCCCCCAATGGGGAGAAGTAGTTCTTATTAGGTTCCTGGTCCACAACCTGCAAAGAATATTTTTGTCAGAAATTAAACATgcatattttattttcaaattgtAAATATAAATCTGGATGCATGGTTAGTGTACTTAATTACCTTCACTTCATAGTGCCTATTATAATAGAGGCATGTCCCAAAGTGCTTGAACATCAAGGCTTTGTCATCATAAGGCAACCTAGGAACCATATCATTACCATAAACAAATCTAAAATACTGAAAGTTATGCTCTTGCAACTGTTTCTCCATGAACTCACCAAACTTTTCATCTCCTACCCTTGGTTGCCCAAATGTATATACCCCTTGCAATCTCTCCAATAACCATGTCTCATTGTGGAGAGCCAAAACTGCTGGAAACAAAATTGCTAAAGCCCCTCCCAAACTATGCCCTGTCAATATGTATCTAGCTTGatcattttggctcaaaagcTTGTTTAGCATGTCTCTAATAGCATAGTAAGCCAAGTCTGGATGACCATCTTCTTGTTTGGTTTCCTTAGGCCAACCAACATTCTTTTGTAAACCTAGAGCTTTCATAAAGCCGCCATGAATTTTTCCGACCCCTGAAAGCTCATACCAAGAGATGTCAAAGTCGGAGCACCATGCATCTGCATCAAACGGTTCGGTTCCCCTAAAGGCCACAACAACGATGTCATGGTCAGAAGACTTATCCCGAAGCATAAAGGCTTGTGTTGTGGCTTTTTGTTGATAATCTGTGAAAACCAACAAAATAATTATTGAAAGTGAAATTAAGTACATTTTTCTCCACAATATGGCTTGTTATTAATTTTGTTGGGTTAAGGTTAGGGCTATTACTTGGTCGGTTCCAGTCGGTTATAAGttttaccaacttcaaaaccaaagctttcggtttcaaaatgaagctaccaattaccaaccaaaattttcggtctttaatcatatctaccaTATTCGGTATTTCAATTtttggtattaccaactttacaacaagtatttctttataatataaattagaatgaacaatacTAGATTATTTAATTTGATAAGTTGTtgaaaactttgtattcatctacttatCTGATTATAGCTCTCTTTATTTACATATGACTTCAAGTTTTagttattttcaataaaattagTCATTTAACGATCTTTTACCATATTACTTTTAATACAAATACTATATTAATCTAGTATTAGTAATAATGTTAAtattattatgaaaataatttgtttacatttcttaatatacatgtacgTGTATTGTATTGAAAACTAGAGTATATatagctaatatttagataatcggtacattcggtatttaccaaaaccaaagtaATATTCGATTTCGGTTTAATCAATTTTGATTACCAacaagtcggtttaccaaacctaaaatatcggttggtattcgatcAGTTCGTTAATTACCAAACTAATTAAATGGCAAATGTAATTAGATTAAGAGTACATATGTTGTCGGTGGGTTATGACttattggtaagttataatttcaACAAGGTCATGAGTTCGATTCTTATTGACATATGTAAGGGAGAGATGTGCTcaggttttttgttgttgttaaagATTAAGAGTATATATGTTTAATTTTATAGTATGATACACCTTATctcaagaaacaaaaaaatatatctctctctctctgggagGCATCCACTCCTAATTTCCCTTTTGCTTCTATTTGTTTCggttttctttttagttttctcTCTTTCGTTTTATCCATGTCCACCGTCTTGAGTGATTTTGCTAGATTTACTTGACAGATTGTTTGATAACATAAAAATGACAAAAGTTTAAGATCAATTTAAAAAGAATATCTCAAGTTACTTCCATACCATTCCAGAAGTCGAAGGATCCTAAGAACTCCATCTGCTTGTAAGATCAATCAGATTTGGTATTAAAATTAGTTAATTCAATATCAAGTACTTGACAATTAATATGTAAGAACTACTGCTAATTTGTTAAGCGTATATACCTTCCAATGATCTCTAACAGTAGTTTCAATGTAGGCATTATTCTCATAGGATGCTTTAGAAGCCATCATAGAGAGAGCTGCATGGTACTTAGCATCATCATATTTAATGGTGCTATCCAACTCCACCCTCTTGTCAAAATTTCCTATAAATGACAGGAATGTTGCTGATGTCTTATCTGGCTTTACCACCACCCCTGATCAACATATATAAACCCATCCGTCAAATCTAATCCAGAAGAACAAAAATTCATAAACAATTAGcatctttgtaattttcgtagtTCTTTTCTTAAATCTAGCTTTGTTCTTAGTGACAATGAAGCTCTGAGACTCTGAGTCACAAATTCTCATACTACAatcacgaaaaaaaaaaaaaaccataagaGCTCTCCCAATTAATAATACATATAACCTTTTTTGCCTGTATCGAAAAAAACACAAGTTACAGGTACGTTTTTGTTGTTGAACACACATCAAGGAGGGCCCTGCTGTCTGAGAATAAGGTATCATTATCACCGACCGTTGAAATCTCTGCCTACCTCTGTGTGGCTATGGATTTTCGGAACAACAAAAGGCTTTTATAAGGTCATGAGTCACCCACTACCCAGGATGGAAATTATTGAAGGCTTCATACGTactttcttgtttttattttaatattttattgtaCATGAAGACGTATAATTTTTTGGCTAACTGCAGTATTTATACAAAATCGATCGAAGGACTCAAAAAACCAAGATTCAAATCACCTCCTCAATTCTAACTCGACAAAATAAATAGTTTGCAAATTATAGACAATCtataattgtttattttgttttttcggTATTTTTACTTTCAGCAGTTTGATTTGAGCATCGAGTTGTATTATGAGGAATTCGAAAATCTCTCTGACTTAACCTAATGAGGTCGTTAAATTATTAATGAAACATGATTCAATTTctctaaaaacaaaacaaaaaagtggGATTATAAAAGATTTCAGTAAAAGTTACTACATCCTTCAAATCTTCAATACatgtatgttttttttattattgtaattaattttttccTCCTTATTAAAATAATTCTTTTTCCTCTCAATAGAGTAACGTATGAATTTCATATTGCCATACAGGCTAAAAGCTTTCTAGTCTACTTAATtatttcttcttccctttttccAGAAAAAGAACAAGTAATTTAAGTTCTCTTATCTCTCTCTTGCATGATCGAGCATACCTACATGCTTAAACAGGAACGACATAGATCAATTTAAGCACAAGGAGGCGGAGACTAACCTCGGAAGAAATTGATCACGAGCACAAAAACATTGCGGTTGACGGATACAAGATTCAAAAACATTTCGATCCCAGATCCGACAACTGAGAGTGGCTTTGACACAAGTTGCAGAAACTTTTGAGCCAAGATGGAAACAAATATGAGCCATCTGCGCCTGAAGCTGATCTCGTCAGTGACAGTTCCCTCCGGGCAATCTACAAATTTCTTTTCCTCTAACTTGCTGGAGAACAAAATGTGAAACAGACCAAACAATCCGACTTCTTCTGGCTTCAACAGCATAAAACTGCTGGAAAATCCCTTGTCGCAGGCCATGGCTTATGGGATTTGGACCTAAAATGGTGGATATACAATCTGTGTTACTGTTTAAGGAACCGTAAAGCATTTATTAGGATGGCAGTGGTTGGCTCATTAGTACTGTCAACCGATGAGAAATGTTTGCATTAGAACAAAACTGTGATGAGCAATGGGTAATTATGaactttttcaattttattttagtttatgGGAAGGATAATAGTCTTGTTGCTGAGCCTCAAATCCGTCAAATATCGAGACCTTAAAGCTTTGCTTTCTGTTTTCGCATGCGTTTTGATGAGATTTATTGTATAGTGCTTCGATTGATTGAAAATGGGCCCTTGTGCTTCAGGTTAGTTCAATTATCTTTCGTCCTTTCATCATTTATTCATTCTGCATAGAAAAGGACTATTTCCATTTCGTACTGTGCTGAATGTATGGTCTAGGCAAGCAAGACAGTCAGACAGATATGCTCGTTGGAACGTAATTAAATGGAAAATCTTTTGATTCGccgagaaaaaaagaaaaaaagggaattGTTTGctgtttttcttgtttgttttgttttgttttttgtttttgtttttgtttttcgtgTTTGTCAAACTCTTAATTAAGCTTTAACAATGCCATCATTGCCATGCCAGATGGTTGGTGTTGGGGTGTATATAAAGCAGTACTGTTCAGTGGCGGATCGGAGATCTGAGacttgtctaggctaattagaacaatcactagtttttttattttttttgcataAACCCAGACACTATCACCAAAActctaaaataaaaattctccaatctgcaacacaaaatgcacatctttaaataaaaaataatcacATCATAATTATAAGCCAAAGAAAGCATCAATCaagaaatctcaaaacccaacaAAAGCTTGACTGCTTGAGCTGAAAAACCAGTCCATGTTTGATGTTTCCGAACACCCACCAGAAACAGTGTacacaaacaaacccaaaaccgACAGCCCCCAACTCACCAAGCAAAACCAATAGTAAGAGAAGTCCCAACAATCCCAATCCTCAACTTATACGCAAAAGACCAACTCACAATTACATCCGCCACTGGTAGCAAATAGAATCGGCAAGCTTCTTCTTCTGAGATTTCTTTGAGAAAACCTCATTGAGAAAAACAGAGCAGGAAGAAAAACAGAGAtgtatcaaaaattcaaaacaggGGAGATCGATAGAGACATAGAGTTTCATAACTTGTTTACAAGAAAGCGAAAGAAAGATTGTTGCTTTGGAGATTCCTTGGTCTGAGACGCAGATTGAGGCTACTAGACAATAAGGGGTGTGGATTGCTTAAGACATTTCGCTTTCGAAGATAGACTTAGGGGATTTGTTTCAAACGATAACACTACTGACCTCCATCGAAATGCACAAATCTGACCTACTGAGTAGTGTGAGGGTGTAAGCTACTGTGGGAGACTGGGAATACACGAGACTTttacaaataaatttttttcttttccttgtgcTGGTATGGGCTAAAGGTAGACACACACACTGTTTAGGCTTGAGCCCATAAGGCTTTCTACTTACTTCTGCCCCTGGTACTGTTACTGATCGAAGTATCTTTTTCTCTTGGAGCATGCCATGattataaaatatataaaggatAGGGAAaggatatttacatctttgacacAGGCACTTTTATTTTAGAGGATCTGATTCTTTGATTTTTGAATTGGGTACTAAATACTAATAGTCAAATATTAagtcctaaaccctaaaaccacaTAAAAAATCCTCTTACCATATTTTTTCCACAGACTCGATCTCCCAATCTCCCATAATCAAAAGTCATCACAACCTAGATGATCGAGACTCTACAATGAAGATGCTAGGCGTGAAACAATCGAACTTTTAATTTGTGTTCCAGTGAGGAAGAGACGGCATCGAAAGAAAAATGAGGATTAGAAGAGACAAGCCACATGACCCTAGACTGTTGAGTCAGAAACGATGAACCCGCTGAAGATGAAAAGCAAACCATAAAAATTGTATATCGATTAAACAATAGTAGAAATTAAATTTCACTCCCAGAGCTAGAAGAGCAAGTCACATACATATAGAATATtaagtgttgagaatatatacatcctatAGACCCATATAGAAAAAAATGGGACCTtatctatgagtttataagggtttgagtcACTTCATCGATtatcaattggttttggatgcgaATCTCAAATTACTttattatggtatcagagcgggttgtTTCACGTGTGCATACCTCACGGGCTCACAGTCACACGGGTTTCTCGTCACTCAAAGTTGTCCACATGTATGGCTTGAAGATTCGACACACGTGTAGGGGCGTGTTGAAGATATATACATCCTACATGGAAAAAATAGGGGCATTGCTTATcaattgccaattgattttggatgcgATTATAGAGGCTGCAAAttacaattaattaattaattgaaacCTGCTCATAATGGTAGGCAATACAAATAATTTCCTTTTGCATGGTTTCACAATtaggggtgtaaatgagccGAGCCGGAGCGAATACCAAGGTGATCATGTTTggctcatttgttttttatcGAGCTCGAGCCGGGCtaaagcttgaatttttttttccatgctcaagctcggctcggcttgaatatttttcttaggCCCGAGCTAGGCTCGGCTCGGCTTGATTTATTGGACGAGCTCGAGCTTGAATAGGCTCGGCTTGGctcatttgactttaaatttaaaaaataaaaaagatagaaaaaaatttaaattaataatccaaatttgatgtcTGACCATCATACAAATCCcttttattgtctagaataAACTCAAAATGATGAATCCAACTCAAAATTGCACTTaaactaattaaataagaatGAGGCCAACTCAGATTCTCTTCCAATTGAAAAGGAATGTAATAAAAAGAATTGAAGAATTGAGATTAgaataattatatttttatagtaCAAATTTCATTAGTCGAGCTTTAACAAACGAGCCGAGTTTTAACAAGCTCGAGCTACTCATGGAAAATACAAGCTACTCACGAGCTAGACGAGCCGAATATATCCTTGCTCAAGCTCGGCTCATTTTTTGGCCGAGCTTAATATTGAGCTCAAGCTCGGCTCATTTATCTTACGAACACGAGCCGAACGAGCTAAAATCGAGCCGAATACGAGTCGAACACAAGCTGTATCGAGCTTACTTACAGCCCTATTCACAATTGCTTGGGCTTAGGTGAGAGGAACACATCTGAGGGTCCCAATCTGGTTAAATTCACGTAATCTTGGGGACAGTGTGCTGATGCCCCTGGCATTAGCAAACCACTTAGCCTAAACAATCTGAAGAAGTACCCTTCGACGTAGTCAGGTCCGTACTTATTTGGAATTGTGAAGCTTCTCGTCAGCTCATAAAATGCATTCACCATCATAGTTATTTGCACCGATGGGGAGAAGTAATTCTTGTTTGGCTCTTCTGGGAGAATCTGAATCATTAAGAACATATATagaatttaattagaagaaGCATTCTCAGACAGACCTTTAATTTCATTTCAGTAATGTGATTGATAAGAGAAGAGAAACAGCAAGCATACCTGCGCTTCATAGTTTCTGTTATAGTAGAGGCAGGTCCCAAAGTGCTTGAACATGAGGGCCTTGTCATCATAGGGTAACCTGGGCACCATATCATTACTATAAACAAACCTAAAATACCTAACATTGTGCTCTTTCAATACTTCATTTTCCATGTATTGCCCAAATTCCTTGTCTCCAACCCTAGGCTGCCCAAATGTATAAACTCCTTCCAATTTCTCCAACAGGTCGTTTTCCTCGTGCAATGCCAAAATTGCAGGGAAGAGAATTGCTAACGCTCCGCCTAAACTGTGCCCTGTTATGATATATCTCGCTTTATCATTTTCACTTAGTAGCTTTTTCAGCATGTCCCTAACAGCATAGTAAGCTAAGGGGTGCTTGTCATCTTGCTGGATCTTCTTTGGCCAACCGATATTTTTCTGTAAACCTAGAGCTTTCATGAAGCCACCATGGATCTTTCCGTTAACTCCACCTTCAAGTTCATACCACGAAATATCAAAGTCAGAGCACCATGCATCTGCATCAAAGGGTTCGGTTCCTCTAAAGGCAACAACAATGGTATCATGATCAGCACGTGATCTGTCGCGAAGCATAAAGGCTTGTGTTGTAGCTTTTCCCTGATactctgcaaaaaaaaaaaaaaattagttagtATTAAAATAACTGACCGCTTGCATAAATATATTTTATAGGGCAAAATTCATTTTACCTCCCTAATCTTTACACCATAAATTATTTGAACTCatacacttttaatttcatcaaggaTGGTCATGTACTTACTAATTTCAACCACTCTTGTCTAACCCTTGACTATCTTGCCAACGATTGTGTGATGTATTTTGAAATTGTAGTCACATACAATATAATTTTGCATGCCAGATTTGATGATTTACAaaatacttgacaaaaaaaCTAATAATTGGACATGATTAATTAAATTAGAGAGCACCATAGGTACATATGGTGAAATTAAAAATGCAGGGCCACAACTGATTTAAAGTGTAAatgttaagaaaataaaatgaaattagctCTATATTTAATTATGATGATATACTGTCAAATTGTTAATCTGAATCATTAATCACAATCAACTATTTTTGTGCGAATATGACATTATTGTATATGCCAATGTATTAATTCTCGGCTTTGGATGTTTCTTACCATTCCAGAAGTCGTAAAACCCCACGAACTCCATCTGCCagagtttgaaaacaaaaaacagaaaattaggTATGAGCTTCACAATTTAATCTATTATTACCATTCTAATTGAGTTTTAATGGAAGCAATATTAGACCCAGTTGAAGTTGTAAATTAATTAATGTGATACCTTCCAGTGATCTTGGACTGTAGTTTTGATGCAGGCATGGTTCTCATATGATAGTTTAGAGGCCATCACACTGAGTGCTGCATTATATTTGGCATCTCCAGGTTTGATTCTACTGTCCAGCTTTACTCGCTTATCCAAATTCCCAATAAACGACAAGAATGTTTCTGAGTTGCTATCTGGTACTATGATCTTGCCTGCGTGCCAATCATAACCCAAGTGATTAATCTCCATTCGATAATTAGTCTAATACATGcagattatttattttctcgTATTTTCTATCTACATCATGGTTCACACTTTATATAAAGTATCAATAGTTGATCATAAGTTCATAACATAACAGCAAAACTAGAACATAAGGAATAAGACAGTTCATCATAACCACTACAATAATTTAGTGGCTTCCAACAACTTCGTGcgtttattattattctttaatttctttgaCTTCAGACAGTGACAATTTACTTGCGTGGATGTATATCAATAAttcaaaaaagaataaaacaaaaatatttaCTTCCAAATACATACCAAttgcaatctctctctctctcccatggAAGAGCGCC is a window from the Rosa chinensis cultivar Old Blush chromosome 2, RchiOBHm-V2, whole genome shotgun sequence genome containing:
- the LOC112188262 gene encoding triacylglycerol lipase OBL1 — translated: MACDKGFSSSFMLLKPEEVGLFGLFHILFSSKLEEKKFVDCPEGTVTDEISFRRRWLIFVSILAQKFLQLVSKPLSVVGSGIEMFLNLVSVNRNVFVLVINFFRGVVVKPDKTSATFLSFIGNFDKRVELDSTIKYDDAKYHAALSMMASKASYENNAYIETTVRDHWKMEFLGSFDFWNDYQQKATTQAFMLRDKSSDHDIVVVAFRGTEPFDADAWCSDFDISWYELSGVGKIHGGFMKALGLQKNVGWPKETKQEDGHPDLAYYAIRDMLNKLLSQNDQARYILTGHSLGGALAILFPAVLALHNETWLLERLQGVYTFGQPRVGDEKFGEFMEKQLQEHNFQYFRFVYGNDMVPRLPYDDKALMFKHFGTCLYYNRHYEVKVVDQEPNKNYFSPLGAIPMIINAFFELIRSFTIAKTKGPDYKEGIFLRIFRIIGLVFPGIPAHSTQDYVNTTRLGSSDVFLLPKHTSSHVN
- the LOC112183289 gene encoding triacylglycerol lipase OBL1, with protein sequence MACNKSFSSNYMLLDPNDVGFFDLIHILISNNLEKRKFVDSSDDKEDDFQRRWLIFLSIVVQKLLQFVSKPMAVIGWAIEMFLNFLSINGCSLHGLLLNLLRGKIIVPDSNSETFLSFIGNLDKRVKLDSRIKPGDAKYNAALSVMASKLSYENHACIKTTVQDHWKMEFVGFYDFWNEYQGKATTQAFMLRDRSRADHDTIVVAFRGTEPFDADAWCSDFDISWYELEGGVNGKIHGGFMKALGLQKNIGWPKKIQQDDKHPLAYYAVRDMLKKLLSENDKARYIITGHSLGGALAILFPAILALHEENDLLEKLEGVYTFGQPRVGDKEFGQYMENEVLKEHNVRYFRFVYSNDMVPRLPYDDKALMFKHFGTCLYYNRNYEAQILPEEPNKNYFSPSVQITMMVNAFYELTRSFTIPNKYGPDYVEGYFFRLFRLSGLLMPGASAHCPQDYVNLTRLGPSDVFLSPKPKQL